From the Sphingomonas suaedae genome, one window contains:
- a CDS encoding phosphatidylinositol-specific phospholipase C1-like protein translates to MFLLLALPAIVASEAPLRINDLTMIGTHNSYKLAMPDTRMAQLRAVDPASADALDYAHRPIVEQLDAGARQLELDIWYDPRGGLYADGSDDPAMQRPGFKVQHMAGFDNRSTCLTLVACLTIIRDWSNAHPGHVPILLMFNTNDNERFLKGEPYTEAAYDALDAEVRSVLSPAKLIVPDDVQGGYPTLRDAVLANNWPTLAASRGKFLFALDQGPAKVALYRGQRRSLEGRVFFVNTDEDSPAAAYLTLNDPVGQADRIARAVKANFIVRTRADVATREARTNDTRLRDAALRSGAHYISTDYLWSDRRFTGGYRVRLPDGAVALCNPVRRPQGCDDATTEPVNR, encoded by the coding sequence ATGTTCTTGCTGCTTGCTTTGCCAGCGATCGTTGCGTCCGAAGCGCCGTTGCGCATCAACGACCTGACGATGATCGGCACGCATAACAGCTACAAGCTGGCAATGCCCGACACGCGGATGGCGCAGCTGCGCGCCGTCGATCCGGCCAGCGCCGATGCGCTCGACTATGCCCATCGCCCGATCGTCGAACAGCTCGACGCCGGTGCACGCCAGCTCGAGCTCGACATCTGGTACGATCCGCGCGGCGGACTCTATGCCGACGGGTCGGACGACCCGGCGATGCAGCGCCCGGGATTCAAGGTCCAGCATATGGCCGGGTTCGACAACCGCTCGACCTGCCTGACATTGGTCGCATGCCTGACGATCATTCGCGACTGGTCGAACGCACATCCCGGGCATGTCCCGATCCTGCTGATGTTCAACACCAACGACAATGAGCGCTTCCTCAAAGGCGAACCCTATACCGAAGCCGCCTATGACGCGCTCGACGCCGAGGTCCGCTCAGTCCTTTCACCCGCCAAGCTGATCGTGCCCGACGATGTCCAGGGGGGTTACCCCACGTTGCGCGACGCGGTACTCGCGAACAACTGGCCGACACTGGCGGCATCGCGGGGCAAATTCCTGTTCGCGCTCGACCAAGGGCCGGCCAAGGTCGCGCTGTATCGCGGCCAGCGCCGCTCGCTTGAAGGTCGGGTCTTCTTCGTCAATACGGATGAGGACTCGCCCGCTGCTGCCTATCTGACGCTCAACGATCCCGTGGGGCAGGCCGATCGCATTGCCCGCGCGGTGAAGGCGAATTTCATCGTCCGCACCCGCGCCGATGTCGCCACCCGCGAAGCGCGCACCAACGATACCCGCCTGCGCGACGCCGCGCTGCGCAGCGGCGCGCATTACATCTCGACCGATTATCTGTGGTCTGACCGCCGCTTTACCGGCGGCTATCGCGTGCGACTGCCCGACGGCGCCGTCGCGCTTTGCAATCCGGTGCGCCGACCGCAAGGATGCGACGACGCGACTACTGAACCCGTCAACCGCTGA
- a CDS encoding thioredoxin family protein, which produces MPFAAPVIVVAAAVAPAQAATLKPFDQKAFAAAQAAGKPILVEVHAPWCPICRAQGKAIAKLTANGAHKDLVIFRIDYDTQKPLWQRFGAQKQSTLIAFRGKRETDRVSYQSDERRIAVLLAATRG; this is translated from the coding sequence TTGCCCTTTGCCGCCCCCGTGATCGTTGTCGCCGCTGCCGTGGCACCGGCACAGGCGGCAACCCTGAAGCCGTTTGACCAAAAGGCGTTTGCGGCCGCGCAAGCCGCAGGCAAGCCGATCCTTGTAGAGGTTCACGCGCCTTGGTGCCCGATATGCCGCGCTCAGGGCAAAGCGATCGCCAAGTTGACCGCCAACGGCGCGCATAAGGACCTCGTCATCTTCCGGATCGATTACGATACCCAGAAACCGCTTTGGCAACGGTTCGGTGCGCAAAAACAGTCCACGCTGATCGCCTTTCGCGGCAAGCGAGAAACCGATCGCGTCTCGTATCAGTCGGACGAACGCCGGATCGCCGTATTGCTCGCGGCGACGCGAGGCTGA
- a CDS encoding TonB-dependent receptor, whose protein sequence is MIVPRHFTHLLLCSVAFCNVAWDPALAQATTLASARQFDFDLPAQPLGSALLQFSRVTGLQVATSPDLLNGMRSTPLRGRMTAAQALRRLMSGSSIDGRIVGDTVTVTRRRVAGKPVSRATQAASSRTADPTAAGALQNDDLTPAATEIVVTGFRESLAKAQELKKAATGTSDVIVAQDIAAFPDQNLAEALQRIAGVAITRDSGEGRQISLRGLGPEFTRTQLNGMEVLTNTASGLDSRGAISRSRSFDYSVFASELFNQVTVQKSFAAEQDEGGIGGTIGLRTAKPFDYAGLTAVVSAKGQVNEHTKTLTPRAVGLISNRWGDFGALLSVAYSSADTIEYGFRNINWSQINFGAANVGPNISAEIRDKLVNASGADRVWSSRQQTYATWFAKRERLGITGALQYHPDDRTDVTLDILYGKLTNDRHNTAIGSGGTNGVAANDIRGTQVITDVTLDRYNSIVAASFDNVDFRSESRLSEDATEFWQVVLNGRTDLTDNVQLSGLAGWSKSNFNGSYDQTWLETVGKSFSFDVNIDKPRTMYGFDITDPATGWDVQRMETRADRIQSEFYNAEGQLAWRVGEGATLKLGGSFKQFENSAWQRRLTFVYEDLPGVPQVPTMLVPRSSIVPYLIADVRGAYATLNPDTRLDAGDTIAGSDFSIRERTYSGFGQFDMAGEIAGIGVRANVGLRYFRTTLTSKGTAITGGTLTPVTVENSYDDFLPALNVAFDLDRSLVFRVGAARNISRAGLGDMRAAATLNLAAFGGTISAGNPFLTPFRADSIDASLEYYDGERGFLAIGAFYKNMDSFITTETTPVPYNSTGYPLSLLTDGQAPDVLINFTRPVNGPGASIKGIEIAGKRDFDFLPGPLRHLGALGNLTIADGSSDVLYSGRPVDLPLPNLSKFSANATLYFETERWGVRGSAAIRGKYRVGTGGNGNIGEFFPSTQNYDASAYFNLTPRLKLTVEAINITDQQIVQYADRDAQRLMTNTVSGRTILFGATMRF, encoded by the coding sequence ATGATTGTTCCGCGTCACTTTACGCATCTGCTGCTCTGTTCGGTCGCTTTCTGCAACGTCGCCTGGGATCCAGCGCTTGCTCAGGCCACCACTTTGGCAAGTGCGCGCCAGTTCGATTTCGATCTGCCCGCACAGCCCCTTGGCAGTGCGCTACTTCAATTCTCGCGCGTGACCGGGCTCCAGGTGGCCACGTCTCCGGACTTGCTGAACGGGATGCGCAGCACGCCCCTGCGAGGCCGTATGACCGCGGCGCAGGCGCTGCGCCGGCTGATGTCAGGAAGCAGTATTGACGGACGGATCGTCGGCGATACCGTGACCGTCACACGGCGGCGCGTGGCAGGTAAGCCGGTGTCGCGCGCAACGCAGGCGGCGAGCAGCAGGACTGCAGACCCGACCGCTGCGGGTGCCTTGCAGAATGACGACCTCACGCCCGCAGCGACCGAGATCGTCGTCACAGGCTTTCGCGAGAGTCTTGCAAAGGCGCAAGAGTTGAAGAAGGCCGCCACGGGCACTTCCGATGTGATCGTCGCTCAGGACATCGCCGCATTTCCCGATCAGAACCTGGCGGAGGCGCTGCAGCGCATCGCCGGCGTCGCGATCACGCGCGACAGCGGCGAGGGGCGCCAGATTTCACTGCGCGGGCTGGGACCCGAGTTCACCCGCACCCAACTCAACGGGATGGAGGTGCTGACCAACACAGCGTCCGGCCTGGACAGCCGCGGCGCGATCAGCCGCAGCCGCTCTTTCGATTACAGCGTGTTCGCTTCCGAACTGTTCAATCAGGTCACGGTCCAAAAGTCCTTCGCCGCCGAGCAGGATGAGGGCGGGATCGGCGGCACCATTGGGCTGCGCACGGCCAAGCCGTTCGACTATGCCGGTCTGACCGCCGTCGTATCCGCCAAGGGCCAGGTCAATGAGCATACCAAGACGCTGACGCCCCGCGCGGTTGGCTTGATCTCGAACCGCTGGGGCGATTTCGGCGCGCTGCTGTCGGTCGCGTATAGTTCCGCCGACACGATCGAATATGGCTTTCGCAACATAAACTGGTCGCAGATCAATTTCGGCGCGGCTAATGTCGGACCCAACATCTCGGCCGAGATCCGCGATAAACTGGTCAACGCGAGTGGAGCCGATCGGGTCTGGAGCAGCCGGCAGCAGACCTATGCGACCTGGTTCGCCAAGCGCGAACGCCTGGGGATCACCGGCGCGCTGCAATATCACCCCGATGACCGGACCGACGTGACGCTGGACATTCTCTACGGCAAGCTGACGAACGACCGCCACAATACTGCGATTGGTTCTGGCGGCACCAACGGCGTCGCCGCCAACGATATTCGTGGTACCCAGGTCATCACCGACGTAACGCTGGACCGCTACAATTCTATTGTCGCCGCCTCGTTCGATAATGTCGATTTCCGCAGCGAGTCGCGACTAAGCGAGGACGCGACCGAATTCTGGCAAGTCGTGCTCAACGGTCGCACTGACCTGACGGACAATGTGCAGTTGTCGGGCCTAGCCGGCTGGTCAAAGTCGAACTTCAACGGTTCGTATGATCAGACCTGGCTAGAAACGGTTGGCAAAAGCTTTTCGTTCGACGTCAATATCGACAAGCCGCGGACGATGTATGGCTTCGACATCACCGATCCAGCCACCGGCTGGGACGTCCAGCGGATGGAAACCCGCGCCGACCGGATTCAGAGCGAATTCTACAATGCCGAAGGCCAGCTTGCATGGCGGGTGGGCGAAGGCGCCACCCTTAAGCTGGGCGGCTCGTTCAAGCAGTTCGAGAACTCGGCATGGCAGCGGCGCCTCACCTTTGTATACGAGGATCTTCCCGGCGTGCCGCAGGTCCCGACCATGCTGGTGCCGCGCAGTTCGATCGTACCGTATCTAATCGCCGACGTGCGCGGCGCCTATGCCACGCTTAATCCGGACACGCGCCTCGATGCCGGAGACACCATCGCCGGCTCAGACTTCTCGATCCGCGAGCGGACCTATAGCGGCTTCGGCCAGTTCGACATGGCGGGTGAGATTGCAGGCATCGGTGTGCGCGCCAATGTGGGCCTGCGCTATTTCCGGACGACGCTGACGTCGAAAGGTACCGCGATCACCGGCGGAACGCTGACGCCCGTGACGGTAGAGAATAGCTATGATGATTTTCTGCCTGCGTTGAACGTGGCGTTCGACCTCGATCGCTCGCTCGTGTTTCGGGTCGGTGCGGCCCGCAACATCAGCCGCGCCGGGCTTGGCGACATGCGTGCCGCCGCCACGCTAAACCTCGCCGCGTTCGGCGGCACCATCAGCGCCGGCAACCCGTTTCTCACGCCATTCCGCGCGGACTCGATCGATGCATCGCTTGAATATTATGACGGCGAGCGCGGCTTCCTGGCAATCGGCGCCTTCTACAAGAATATGGATTCGTTTATCACTACGGAAACCACCCCGGTGCCGTACAACAGCACCGGCTATCCGCTGTCGCTGCTGACCGACGGGCAGGCACCGGACGTGCTGATCAACTTCACCCGGCCAGTGAATGGCCCGGGCGCGTCGATCAAGGGTATAGAGATCGCCGGCAAGCGCGATTTCGATTTCCTTCCCGGCCCGCTCAGGCACCTCGGCGCGCTCGGCAACCTGACGATCGCCGACGGATCGAGCGATGTGCTCTATTCGGGACGACCGGTCGATCTGCCGTTGCCCAACCTCTCCAAATTCTCCGCCAATGCGACGCTCTACTTCGAAACCGAGCGCTGGGGCGTTCGCGGATCGGCCGCGATCCGGGGCAAGTATCGCGTTGGCACTGGTGGCAACGGTAACATCGGCGAATTCTTTCCCAGCACCCAGAACTATGACGCCTCGGCCTATTTCAATCTGACGCCGCGATTGAAGCTGACGGTAGAGGCGATCAACATCACCGACCAGCAGATCGTCCAATATGCCGATCGCGATGCCCAGCGCCTGATGACGAATACGGTCAGCGGCCGCACCATCCTCTTTGGTGCAACCATGCGCTTTTGA
- a CDS encoding FecR family protein gives MKREPDPREEAASWVHRLDQPAIDASLGPKFDRWLAASDGNADTFADVQALWESDTLKQALRESSEATTSTVVAAPRGDLSRFRFRASAIAAAACAVLVVATVLISDLSFATYQAGVGEDRAIVLADGSRVDLSGGSKLRVQILPWQRTATLERGEAFFNIQHEPSRAFRVHSGNTSVRVLGTAFNVDRQSATRTTVEVYRGAVEVDIGGTRQMVLRKGEQTRVAEGSVILRSHSTRQAPDWKSGWFEADNVPLEVLITKVQRYSSRPIVFGNDELAARPISGRFQVSDPARVLTAIRQAYGVKVQSRGEQIRISSEPTESTRP, from the coding sequence ATGAAGCGCGAACCCGATCCTCGAGAGGAGGCCGCGTCCTGGGTCCACCGGCTCGATCAACCTGCGATCGATGCGTCTTTGGGGCCAAAGTTCGACCGATGGCTGGCCGCTTCGGACGGCAATGCCGACACGTTCGCCGACGTACAGGCGCTATGGGAATCCGACACGCTCAAACAGGCGCTGCGAGAGTCCTCCGAAGCGACCACGAGCACCGTAGTTGCAGCACCGCGCGGCGACCTCTCGCGGTTCAGATTCCGGGCTTCGGCGATCGCCGCCGCTGCCTGCGCGGTTTTAGTCGTCGCGACGGTCCTCATTTCCGACCTGTCCTTTGCAACCTATCAGGCTGGCGTGGGCGAAGATCGCGCGATAGTCCTGGCGGATGGATCGCGTGTCGACCTGAGTGGGGGCAGCAAACTGCGCGTGCAGATCCTGCCGTGGCAACGCACCGCCACGCTCGAGCGGGGAGAGGCATTTTTCAACATCCAGCATGAACCATCGCGCGCGTTCCGCGTGCACAGCGGAAACACGTCGGTGCGGGTGCTCGGAACCGCGTTCAACGTCGATCGTCAAAGCGCCACCCGAACAACGGTCGAGGTGTATCGCGGCGCGGTCGAGGTGGATATCGGCGGCACCCGCCAGATGGTGCTGCGCAAGGGCGAGCAGACTCGCGTCGCCGAAGGCAGCGTCATTCTGCGGTCGCACAGCACACGCCAGGCTCCCGATTGGAAATCCGGATGGTTTGAAGCGGACAATGTGCCGCTGGAAGTGCTCATCACCAAGGTCCAGCGCTATTCCAGCCGGCCAATCGTGTTCGGCAATGACGAACTCGCAGCACGGCCAATCAGCGGGCGCTTCCAGGTTTCGGACCCCGCGCGGGTGCTGACGGCAATTCGTCAGGCCTATGGCGTTAAGGTGCAATCTCGCGGCGAGCAGATCCGCATCTCGTCCGAACCAACGGAATCGACAAGGCCGTAA
- a CDS encoding alkaline phosphatase D family protein, producing MLQQNRRNLVKSALAMTLLGGGVPQGLARPVFTRYPFTLGIAAGDPAQDGFVIWTRLAPDPQTPGGGMPPADVAIRWEVSEDPDFRKVARAGTALAEARLAHSVHVEVEGLLPRRPYWYRFLVHGAGTSPIGMARTAPGRGMPVDQVRLVMAGCQNFEMGYYTAFARLAQEPNVDAVYHYGDYLYEMGIQKAASPRKHLTGELYTLDDYRRRYAQYKADPDLQAAHAAAAFILSFDDHEIDDNWAAKFDKDGSPAEVFAIRKAAALQAWYEHMPVRRALMPGSNGVRMYRRLDYGSLVRVHVLDTRSYRSDQACERPGLSRAEIERCYPVDRPDRTILGAAQERWLDEGLSNQARWNFLAQQVMVMPHDSRRDGATSPVASADNWNGYSYARQRLVDSIRRKGLTNVVIGSGDAHQNYVGVVPLEIEDLEGPAIATEFLATSISSGGTGGLRLPDEQDGLFHNPHMKLLNNQRGYHLFTISPDRWQTEIKVIDQVDRPNGNLSTLAAFLTHPGRPGAEAV from the coding sequence ATGCTGCAGCAAAATCGTCGCAACCTCGTGAAATCCGCTCTCGCGATGACGTTGCTGGGCGGTGGAGTTCCACAAGGTCTCGCGCGTCCAGTTTTCACGCGGTATCCCTTCACGCTCGGCATTGCTGCGGGCGATCCGGCGCAGGATGGGTTCGTCATCTGGACGCGGCTGGCGCCTGATCCTCAGACCCCCGGTGGCGGCATGCCTCCAGCGGATGTGGCCATACGGTGGGAAGTGTCGGAGGATCCGGACTTCCGGAAAGTGGCGCGGGCCGGTACTGCGCTTGCCGAAGCACGCCTGGCGCACTCTGTGCACGTTGAGGTTGAGGGGCTTCTGCCGCGCCGTCCTTATTGGTACCGGTTCCTGGTGCACGGCGCGGGCACGAGCCCCATTGGCATGGCACGCACCGCGCCGGGACGGGGCATGCCGGTGGACCAGGTTCGGCTGGTCATGGCGGGCTGCCAGAACTTCGAGATGGGCTACTACACCGCCTTCGCGCGTCTCGCGCAGGAGCCAAATGTCGATGCCGTCTATCACTATGGCGACTATCTGTACGAGATGGGGATCCAAAAGGCCGCCAGTCCGCGGAAACACCTGACCGGCGAATTGTACACGCTGGACGATTATCGTCGGCGCTACGCCCAGTACAAGGCGGACCCCGATCTCCAGGCGGCGCATGCGGCCGCGGCATTCATCTTGTCGTTCGACGATCACGAGATCGACGACAATTGGGCAGCCAAGTTCGACAAGGATGGCAGCCCGGCCGAAGTGTTCGCCATCCGCAAGGCCGCCGCGCTCCAAGCCTGGTACGAGCATATGCCTGTCCGTCGGGCGTTGATGCCCGGTTCGAACGGCGTACGAATGTACCGTCGCCTCGATTATGGATCGCTCGTCCGCGTGCACGTCCTCGACACTCGATCCTATCGGAGCGATCAGGCATGTGAGCGGCCGGGCCTCAGTCGCGCGGAGATCGAGCGCTGCTACCCTGTCGATCGACCAGATCGGACCATATTGGGCGCCGCGCAGGAGCGCTGGCTGGACGAAGGGTTGTCTAACCAAGCGCGCTGGAACTTCCTGGCGCAGCAAGTGATGGTGATGCCACATGATTCGCGCCGAGATGGCGCGACATCTCCTGTCGCCAGTGCCGACAATTGGAACGGCTATTCCTACGCCCGCCAGCGGCTGGTGGATTCCATTCGCCGGAAGGGGCTGACGAACGTCGTGATCGGCAGCGGCGATGCGCACCAGAACTATGTCGGCGTGGTGCCGTTAGAAATCGAGGATCTAGAAGGTCCGGCGATTGCAACGGAATTTCTCGCCACCTCGATCAGTTCGGGCGGTACGGGTGGCTTGCGTCTTCCCGACGAGCAGGACGGGCTTTTTCACAACCCCCATATGAAGCTCCTCAACAATCAGCGCGGCTATCACCTGTTCACGATATCGCCAGATCGTTGGCAGACGGAGATCAAGGTGATCGACCAAGTTGATCGACCCAATGGCAACCTGAGCACGCTGGCAGCATTCCTGACGCATCCGGGGCGGCCCGGTGCCGAAGCGGTGTAA
- a CDS encoding alpha/beta fold hydrolase — protein sequence MPAFFIHGVPETHDIWTPVIERLSRDDIIAENLPGFCAPSPDGFAATKEAYVDRLIDRIEAVGTPVDLVMHDWGCILGVRVASLRPALIRSWTGGGGSVDPAQQRHPLAKVWQTPGLGEAFFAELDRDVLIERLRADGVPYDLSPKVIGRIDATMADSILRLYRSALTVGKEWQPDLARITAPGLVHGRRDKACLQSSAERLAADTKSPLLLFDAGHWFPLESPAEVAAALEAHWAKQ from the coding sequence ATGCCCGCGTTCTTCATTCACGGCGTGCCTGAAACGCACGATATTTGGACGCCCGTGATTGAACGCTTGTCTCGAGATGACATCATCGCCGAAAATTTGCCGGGCTTTTGCGCACCATCGCCCGACGGCTTCGCAGCGACGAAGGAGGCATATGTTGATCGGCTGATCGATCGAATTGAGGCGGTCGGCACGCCAGTTGACCTGGTCATGCATGATTGGGGCTGCATCCTGGGTGTACGCGTCGCGTCGCTGCGGCCTGCATTGATTCGTAGTTGGACAGGCGGGGGCGGATCGGTCGATCCCGCGCAACAAAGGCATCCGCTGGCGAAGGTCTGGCAGACTCCTGGATTGGGCGAAGCCTTCTTCGCAGAACTCGATCGCGACGTGCTGATCGAGCGGTTGCGCGCCGATGGCGTACCATATGATCTGTCGCCAAAGGTTATCGGGCGGATCGACGCCACGATGGCCGACAGCATCCTTCGGCTCTATCGATCGGCCCTGACCGTCGGCAAGGAATGGCAGCCCGATCTGGCGCGGATCACCGCACCGGGTCTCGTGCACGGCCGGCGGGACAAAGCTTGCCTACAATCCAGCGCCGAAAGGCTGGCCGCGGATACCAAGTCGCCGCTGCTGCTGTTTGACGCCGGCCATTGGTTTCCGCTCGAGAGTCCAGCTGAAGTGGCCGCCGCGCTTGAAGCGCATTGGGCTAAACAATGA
- a CDS encoding sulfatase family protein — MTAQRVSRRKAIGLAAALLATALGSGTALAGPQETTARPAQTAPQRPPTKPNILFVLVDDMGYGDLSITGNRLVATPHIDALARDGLMMTQFYDASPICSPSRAGFMTGRFPARDRFVTFVDGRRRNAAFNQADWLDPKLPTLPRTLQQVGYATGQFGKWHLGGGRDIGDAPLPTAYGFDESYVQWEGLGPRVLPTDLTNKLGEQSAALGKGPIDWLPRAQLTARFIDKTLDFVRRSKDKSWFAQLWLTDMHSPWVPSAEQLAATKGKGRNPREDNFLAVLVAMDAEIGRLVEGLRAAGELDDTLIVFTSDNGPTIGANAPGSAGPYRGRKASLYEGGVRQPLIIRWPGQVPAGRRDADSVVQAVDLLPTMAAITGARNPSGIDGIDVSAAWRGKPITSRPDLYSHIARAGGEAFGPLYAIRSGPWKLLMNVDGSAAELYNIEQDPGEQRDRKADSPSVFKDLSRRLASWIATLPPPATPRPRR; from the coding sequence ATGACGGCGCAACGGGTTTCGCGACGCAAGGCAATCGGGCTGGCGGCCGCGCTGCTTGCGACGGCCCTCGGCTCGGGAACCGCGCTAGCTGGCCCCCAGGAGACGACCGCTCGCCCCGCCCAAACCGCGCCGCAGCGCCCCCCGACAAAGCCCAATATCCTCTTCGTGCTGGTCGACGACATGGGATATGGCGACCTGTCGATCACGGGTAACCGCCTCGTCGCGACGCCGCATATCGATGCGCTCGCGCGCGACGGGCTGATGATGACCCAGTTCTACGACGCCTCGCCGATCTGCTCCCCATCGCGCGCCGGCTTCATGACCGGGCGCTTCCCGGCCCGCGACCGGTTCGTCACCTTTGTCGACGGTCGACGTCGCAATGCCGCGTTCAACCAGGCCGACTGGCTCGATCCCAAATTGCCGACCCTGCCGCGCACGCTGCAACAGGTGGGGTACGCGACTGGGCAGTTCGGCAAATGGCATTTGGGTGGGGGGCGCGACATAGGCGATGCGCCACTGCCGACCGCCTATGGGTTCGATGAAAGCTATGTGCAGTGGGAGGGCCTTGGCCCCCGCGTGCTGCCCACCGATCTGACCAACAAGCTTGGCGAGCAGAGCGCGGCTCTGGGCAAGGGGCCGATCGACTGGCTGCCCCGCGCCCAGCTTACCGCGCGGTTCATTGACAAGACGCTCGATTTCGTTCGCCGCAGCAAGGACAAGTCCTGGTTTGCGCAGCTTTGGCTGACCGACATGCACTCGCCCTGGGTGCCCAGCGCCGAGCAGCTTGCGGCGACCAAGGGCAAGGGGCGCAACCCGCGCGAGGACAATTTCCTTGCGGTACTGGTCGCGATGGATGCCGAGATCGGTCGGCTGGTCGAGGGGCTTCGCGCGGCGGGCGAACTGGACGACACGTTGATCGTCTTCACATCGGACAACGGCCCGACGATCGGCGCCAATGCTCCCGGTTCGGCCGGTCCGTATCGCGGGCGCAAGGCGAGCCTGTACGAAGGCGGGGTGCGCCAGCCACTGATCATACGCTGGCCGGGTCAGGTGCCTGCGGGACGCCGCGATGCCGATAGCGTGGTGCAAGCGGTCGACCTGCTGCCGACGATGGCCGCGATAACCGGCGCGCGCAACCCAAGCGGAATCGACGGGATCGACGTCTCCGCCGCCTGGCGCGGCAAGCCGATCACGTCGCGACCCGACCTTTACAGTCATATCGCGCGCGCGGGGGGTGAGGCGTTCGGACCGCTTTATGCAATCCGCTCCGGCCCGTGGAAACTGCTGATGAATGTCGATGGCAGCGCGGCCGAGCTCTACAATATCGAGCAGGATCCGGGCGAGCAGCGCGACCGCAAGGCCGATTCACCCTCTGTGTTCAAGGACTTGTCGCGCAGGCTGGCAAGCTGGATCGCCACCCTTCCGCCACCGGCCACGCCGCGGCCCAGGCGCTGA
- a CDS encoding cytochrome c biogenesis CcdA family protein, which yields MDSLLNPVLGFAAGALTILSPCVLPLIPIVLGSAAQTHRLGPFALAGGLVVSFTVVGFGLATVGSAIGIDAEVLRYFGAALLGLFGLALLVPQLRMALEIAAAPAASWAGARQDGLERHGLAGQAAIGALLGIVWSPCVGPTLGAATVLAADGQSLGAAAVVMFAFGLGIASVMLAIALAGRSVMTKLRSRLLHAGDTGRRLLGALLLVVAVAIGTGLDRAIEAVILDHSPDWLITVSTAF from the coding sequence GTGGACAGCCTGCTCAATCCCGTGCTCGGCTTTGCCGCCGGAGCGCTGACGATCCTGTCGCCCTGTGTCCTGCCTCTGATCCCGATTGTACTTGGCAGTGCCGCGCAAACACACCGTCTCGGGCCATTCGCGCTCGCGGGCGGGTTGGTCGTCAGCTTCACGGTGGTCGGATTTGGCCTCGCCACGGTGGGAAGCGCGATCGGCATCGACGCGGAGGTGCTGCGCTATTTCGGCGCGGCGCTTCTTGGGCTGTTTGGGCTTGCGCTGCTGGTCCCGCAGCTGCGGATGGCGCTCGAAATCGCCGCCGCACCTGCCGCCAGCTGGGCCGGGGCCCGGCAGGACGGGCTGGAGAGACATGGCTTGGCCGGCCAGGCGGCGATCGGTGCCCTGCTCGGGATCGTGTGGAGCCCATGCGTCGGACCGACGCTCGGGGCAGCGACCGTCCTTGCCGCTGACGGCCAGAGTCTTGGCGCGGCCGCCGTGGTGATGTTCGCATTTGGACTTGGCATTGCCAGCGTCATGCTAGCCATTGCGCTTGCCGGTCGGTCAGTGATGACAAAATTGCGTTCGCGTCTGCTGCACGCGGGTGATACCGGCCGGCGTCTCTTGGGTGCGCTGCTTCTTGTTGTTGCCGTGGCGATCGGGACCGGGCTTGACCGGGCGATCGAAGCCGTCATCCTCGACCATTCGCCGGACTGGCTGATCACCGTCAGTACCGCGTTTTGA
- a CDS encoding RNA polymerase sigma factor, giving the protein MPVLLPQIDQSPGELPEQEWDKVSSVLTRYVRARTRNPVIVEDVVQETLTRLIQQLQVQKPVSIFALGFRIAGNLLVDQHRQEKRLTGEPEQELVSQAPLPDRVISARQELVVLSEALAAMPPLRREVVVRRRLDGQSCAAIAKDLDLSLKAVEKHITRGLADLHKAIALSRDAEAANP; this is encoded by the coding sequence ATGCCCGTTTTGCTGCCCCAGATTGATCAGTCGCCAGGCGAACTTCCGGAGCAGGAGTGGGACAAGGTTTCCAGCGTGCTGACGCGGTACGTTCGCGCCCGCACCAGAAATCCGGTCATTGTGGAGGACGTGGTGCAGGAGACGCTCACCCGGCTGATCCAGCAACTGCAGGTTCAAAAGCCGGTCAGCATCTTTGCCCTGGGATTCCGCATTGCCGGCAATCTGCTGGTCGATCAGCATCGGCAGGAGAAGCGATTGACCGGGGAGCCGGAACAGGAACTAGTCAGTCAGGCACCCCTTCCCGACCGCGTCATCTCTGCCCGGCAGGAACTGGTCGTGCTGTCCGAAGCGCTCGCCGCCATGCCGCCGCTGCGGCGTGAGGTCGTTGTCAGACGCCGGCTCGACGGGCAGAGTTGCGCTGCCATTGCAAAGGACCTGGATTTGAGCCTCAAGGCTGTGGAGAAGCATATTACCCGTGGCCTGGCCGATCTGCACAAGGCGATCGCGCTGAGCCGCGACGCCGAAGCCGCGAACCCATGA